One Malus domestica chromosome 11, GDT2T_hap1 genomic region harbors:
- the LOC103448817 gene encoding probable 2' cyclic ADP-D-ribose synthase BdTIR, which produces MNRSSAISLKHNLFSFQKQTQLAKRATKSCDVFLNHRGIDTKRTIVSLLYDHLSRLNLRPFLDNRTMRPGDKLFDKIDSAIRGCKVGVAVFSPRYCDSYFCLHELALIMESNKKVIPIFCDIKPSQLRVVDNGQCPPEKLQSFRLALQEARNTVGLTYNSSKGNMADVITTAADIVINSLRETEN; this is translated from the exons ATGAATCGTTCATCAGCCATTAGCTTGAAGCACAATCTTTTCAGCTTCCAAAAGCAAACCCAATTGGCCAAACGCGCCACGAAATCTTGCGATGTGTTTCTTAACCATAGAGGAATCGACACAAAGAGAACAATCGTCTCTTTGCTTTACGACCATCTTTCTCGACTCAACTTGCGCCCTTTCTTAGATAATAGGACCATGAGGCCTGGAGATAAACTGTTTGATAAAATTGATAGTGCAATAAGGGGCTGCAAGGTTGGTGTTGCTGTGTTTTCGCCTCGCTATTGTGACTCGTATTTTTGCCTTCATGAACTGGCCCTAATCATGGAGTCCAATAAGAAGGTCATTCCTATATTCTGTGACATCAAGCCCTCTCAGCTTCGTGTCGTGGACAATGGGCAATGTCCGCCGGAGAAGCTACAAAGTTTTAGGTTGGCtcttcaagaggctaggaataccGTAGGGTTGACATACAACTCCTCAAAAGG GAACATGGCAGATGTTATAACAACTGCTGCAGACATTGTAATCAACAGCCTGAGGGAGACTGAGAACTAA